The following are from one region of the Nymphaea colorata isolate Beijing-Zhang1983 chromosome 7, ASM883128v2, whole genome shotgun sequence genome:
- the LOC116257218 gene encoding L-type lectin-domain containing receptor kinase SIT2-like codes for MAEERNPLPPPPLPPLGNDSMGTVAALPTGADIQSLHHYPHRFPYRELYRGTNGFKQELGRGGFGVVYKGMLARSRMEVAVKRVSHDSKQGMREFVAEVSILGRMRHRNLVQLQGWCRRGEELLLVYEFMLNGSPDSHLFEMKRSSLGWEERFRIVKGIASGLLYLHEEWEQVVMHRDVKASNVLLDGDLNGSLGDFGLARVYDHVTNTKTTHIVRSFGYMAPELSRTSKSTTSSDVYSYGVLWKEAH; via the exons atggctgaggagagaaacccactGCCGCCGCCACCGCTACCTCCGttggggaacgactctatggggactgtagccgcTCTTCCAACAggcgccgacattcagtcg CTCCATCACTATCCACATAGGTTCCCGTACAGGGAACTCTACCGAGGAACCAATGGTTTCAAGCAGGAGTTGGGGAGAGGAGGTTTTGGCGTTGTCTACAAAGGCATGCTGGCCAGAAGCAGAATGGAAGTTGCAGTCAAGAGAGTATCACATGATTCAAAGCAGGGGATGAGGGAGTTTGTAGCAGAAGTATCCATCTTGGGGAGGATGAGGCACAGAAACCTGGTCCAATTGCAGGGTTGGTGTAGAAGAGGCGAAGAGCTGCTCCTCGTCTATGAATTCATGCTAAACGGGAGTCCGGACAGCCATCTTTTTGAGATGAAACGGAGCAGCCTCGGTTGGGAGGAGAGATTCAGGATTGTAAAGGGAATTGCTTCCGGCCTGCTGTATCTTCACGAAGAGTGGGAGCAAGTCGTCATGCACAGAGATGTTAAAGCAAGTAATGTGTTGTTGGATGGTGATCTCAATGGCAGTTTGGGTGATTTTGGGCTCGCCAGAGTCTATGATCATGTGACCAACACCAAGACAACCCACATAGTCAGGAGTTTCGGTTACATGGCGCCGGAGCTCTCCCGCACCAGCAAGTCCACGACGAGCTCCGATGTCTACTCTTATGGTGTCCTGTGGAAGGAGGCCCATTGA